Part of the Vallitalea okinawensis genome, ATCATTATAAGGGATTTTTTCATGATTACCCTTTGTGATGATTAGATTAGGATTCTTTCTGATGGCTTTCTGTCGCATACCATCAGAAGGTTCTAATCCGTAGATCTGTGCGTCAGTTAACTTGTGAAAACTATTCATATAGTTACCAGTTCCACAACCAAAGTCTAAAATTTTACTGTTAGCATTCATATTAACTTCATCAAGAAACATCTTTATTAACTCAACGTCTGATTCTCTCACATTGTCATACTTTTTAGAAAGTTCATTATAATTCACTTTCAACAAAATCTCCCCCTTGCCTATGTAGTATACGCTTTATTTAAGCTATATTATCCTATTTGCTAATTAATTAATAACCCATAATAGTCTTAAGTTGATTGACATTATCAATCGTAGTCAGCATTTCAACTAATTTAAATGCAACGTCAATAGCCGTTGATGGACACCAGGATGTTATAATATTTTGATCTACTACAACTGGTTCATTGATTACTGTTACATTATATTGCATTAATTCTTTCTGCCTTCTACCACCCATAAGGTGATATGTTGTAGCACTTCTATTATTAAGTATACCACTTTTACCTAAAGGTAGAGCTCCTACGCATATAGAAGCTATTATTTTTCCTTGGGCATTAAATTCCCTTATTAATTGGAGTACATCTTCCTGATAAGCATCTTTGTAAAAACCATAATCACCAAAACCGCCTGGTACAGCTAATGCCTCATATTCCCTAACGTCTATATCATTTAGCAATCTGTCTACTTTTAGCGGAATATTAAATGTAGTAAGTACTTCTTTGGCTCTACCGCAAGTGATTACATTGATATCACCTTTTAAATAGTGCTTATGCCAACCAATAACGTCGACAAAAGCACTCATTTCTATTAATTCTACTCCTTGAGCTAAATACATGAGTATTTTCACTTTACCCCTCCATACACTACTCTAAATTCCTCACATACTACTAGCATATCTTCTGAGAAAGCCCTCTTCACTTCTTTAAGTTCCTCTTCAAAGAATTGATTATGTACCTTTCTCCAATAATTTAGACTTCTATCTCCTTCACCTTCTTTATAAGCAAAGGCTTCTGGTACTTCTTTAAAAGGTACAATATTTACATTTACTGTTTCAATAATACACTGAGCCTCGCCATCCCAATTGGTTATAATACTCAGGTCACCTATTTGTGGTATTTCTTCGTCTTCCATACTATACCAATAGTGTAACGATGATGTAGCAATTTTAACTCCTGATTTAACTAACTCAGCTAGATGATTTGCACTCTCTTCATCATTGCAGAAATGCCATGCTTCATACTCTCTATTGAATTTATCATCATTAATTGCATCAAGATATGCTCTCCACATTTTCTGTACTGATTGATGCTCTTTGTCCATGTCGTTGCCTCCTAATAATGTTTATACTTTGACTAAAATTTTATTTCCTCTGTTAACTTAACATCTGCAAACCAGTCACCAAGAACTTTATTATGATGTTCAATGATTTGAGACGCTTTTAATGTACTATCTATAGTACTGTGACCATCCTTAACTAAACTAACATCATAGCCTAATGAAAAGGCACGTCTACATGTTGTATCAACACAATATTCTGTTTGAAGTCCAGTCATTATTAAATGACTTATATTTCTCTGCTCCAGCTCGTCTTTCAGTGTAGTATCTTGGAAGGAATCTGGTTTATTTTTATGAACAATAATATCGCCTTCCTTGGGTTTAATATCTTGATGTACTTGCCAAACCTCAGAACCATACTGTAGAATACCACCTTCATCATGATGATGTTGTACATATATAATTGGAATTTCCTTTTCACGAGCTTCCATGATAAGTTTTTTAATGTTTTCTAATAATTCTTTTTCATTATAAATCGGATAATTGGCAATATTAAATATCCCAACTTGTACATCAATTATTACTAATGCGCTATTACCCATCTCAATAACCACCTTTAATTAAATATTTAATAAAATACTAACTTCTATTATATCATAAGATCGATGCGCAACCACCTACAACAACTTCAGAAATATTATCTTCATGTAATTTAAGTCTTACCCTTATTTCTGAAGGTTGACCCATACTATAGCCTTGTTCAAATACGTAATCTTTTACAAGAAACTTATCTTTGTACTTACTTAGATAGCAGGCGAGTGCACCGTTAGATGTACCCGTTGCAGATTCCTCATCAATACCATACAGTGGTGCAAAATTTCTACAATGTGCACTTGCTTCTTCTTTAGTTTCTAAAGTAAAAGCATGTATTCCAGTAACATTATATTGTCTGCTCAATTGACTAATATTATTATAATGAGGTTGCATGTTCGTAAGAAGATGTAAATCTCTAATGGGCAAAAATATATCCCTTATTCCTGTGGATACTACTTGTATAGGTAAATCATTATCGATTAACTCATCATTCAAGTCAAAGCAACTCAATAACTCATTCTTATTAAGTGTTTCAAGAAACTGTGGCTTCTTTTGTTCCATATAGACCAAGTGGTGCTCATCAATGACTATTTTCAATATTCCTGCCTTTGTTTCTTGTTGATAACATCCTTGACCAATGATTCCTCGTTCTCTTAGTAGACTAAAGGTTGCTATGGTAGCATGCCCACAAAGGTCTACCTCTTCAACAGGGGTAAAAAATCTCACTCTAAAGTCTGCTTTATTTGAGTCCATGACGAAAGCTGTCTCGGAATAACCAACTTCTGAAGCAATTTTACGCATAGCATCATCATTTAAGTGATCTGCATTTAAAACAACGCCTGCCGGGTTACCGCCTCTATTATTCTTAGTAAAAGAACGCAATCGAAAAATTTCAGACATAACGCTCACCTCTTTAATTGACCTAAATCAAAAGCTTAAAGATCTTTTTTCATTATACACGCTTTACCAAACTCCTCTGATTCAATCTCTTGTACAGGTATATAACCATATTTCTGATAAAACTGATAGGCTGTTAAGCTTGCAGGTAATTGGACAGTTTTAATGCCATTACTGCTAGCAATGTTTTCAATAAACTCCAGTAGCTTTCTTCCAACACCTCGCCCATGATATTTTACGTCAACAAATAAGGCATATAGGGTATCCCCTTCTAAACTAACCGTGCCTACTACAACATTCTCTTCATAAGCAACATACATATCTCTATCTTCTGACAGCAAAGTTACGTATTCAGGTGTATACAACTTAGTCATATAATTAATAACCGTCTCTGGGTAGTCTTTACTATTTACTTTTATGAGATTATCTCTTATTATATGGGATACTTTTATAGCATCACTTTTTTCATATGGTCTAATTGAAATAGCCTTAGTATCCAATACAACCCCTCCATTATAATTGTTACTTTAGAATCTCTAATGCCTTTTCAACAAAGGTATCAATATCCTTATAATAGTCATCTAGAGATTGAAAAGCCAATAAATCAGGCTCCATCACTTTTCCCTCCGTTTGGTAAGAAAAATCGCTGGACCAACCTTCCCACATTCCATAGCTAACTTGATAATTCTTACTCGGTAATGATACTGTTGTAGGAAGACCTCCTCCTGATAACACAACCCTATTTGATATCACAGTCCCTAAATCATATTCCAAACAGGCACTTATAAAGCTATCTGAAGAGCTATAAGTATACTCATTGGACAGTATAACTACTGGCAATGTATTGAGATATTGGTTGTCATTAGGCAGAATTCTCCAAGTCCACCATGGACTATAGCCCTCTTCAGCATCTCTACTCTTAGTATGTCTTTGAGATTCTGCTATCGTTCTAAAATAATAAATATCCATAAACCTCTCAGTTTTCTTATATCTAAAATTACATATATCGATTTCATTATCCGTTAAATACCCAAGAATATCTCTAAATGACTCATTTCCTCCACCATTATATCTTAGATCTATGATAACACCATTAACATCCGCTTCTTCTAACTTCAAGACTATTTTTTCAAATTGCCTAATTATGTCTTTAGGACTAGTAGCAAAAGAAGGTATAAGGATATAGCCAATGTTCTTATCAAGTATATTATAGCTAGGTAAATCATTTTCATGATAATAGCCAAAATTAATATTCTCGCTACCCTTTTCCTTATCGATGGTGTATTTCTTTTGGAAGTCAATAGTTACTGTTTTCTGAGCTCCTTCTTTATTCTTAAGAAGTATATCCACTTGATCTGGAATTGTCTCATAGAACAGTGAAAAGTATGAAAGAATTTCGCCATTGATTTGACTCTGTGGATTCATAACTTTTTTTATATTACTTTCAACCTCAGTAAAGGGAATTCCATTCAAAGAAATTATTTCCCAACCAACTATATCAAAACTCTTTTGAGCAGCTATAATGATTGGTCGACCTTCAATAACTTTATAATCAAAAAGCTGCGTGTAATCTGTATTAATTTTACTTCTAATAGCGTATCTGGTATCGTAGTTAGAGGTATTAAAGTTCATATGTCCATCTTTAAAAAGACCTATAAATTGAAGACATATCCTATAAAACTGTCGATCATTTACGGCATTGACTACTTGTTCTTTATACTTTTGATATTCATCTTCTAAGTTTAGCTCTAATGCCTCTTGCTTATAATCGAAGAGTATATAATTCTCTTTTAACTCTTTGTATAAAAAGTCAAAATCAATGATAAACTGTTCCTGTTTTGATAAGGAGCTTATATCCTCTTCAAGATGGTTCAAATAAACAGCCTCTCTTTGATTGATACCATAACCTCTATCCATAGCTAATGTAATAAATAATAAGACTAAAATTGCAATTATTAGAACTGATGACAGAAAAATAATTAATTTCTTTTTTCCCCTCATTCTTAATGAACCCGAACCTTTCTAATTGGTCACTTTCTCATTTACCTTTTAAAGCAATTATCAGTGACCTTTATGTTTTTTCTTTTTCTTCTGCAGCTTTAATTCAAACTTTCTTTTTTTAACTACTTCTTTATAATCTTTTCTAAGCTTTCTTTTCTTTAATTTCGAGGCTTCTCTTTGTAAACTGATAGTTTGTTGAGCTTTTGTGCCTATTCCCCTATTCCCTACTTCTTTGTTAATGGTTCTTTGTAATCTTTTAGGATTAATTTTCTTTTCAACTACCTCTTCTATTGGTATCTGTAGAGAGTATTTTAATTGGTGATAATGCTTTAAAATGAAATCATAGACTTCATAATCTTTTGGCTCTGAACCAAAAACCATTCGAGCGACCTCATAATTAGTTCCATCTTTTCTTTCAAAAATACCTATCCAAAAAGGTTTTTCAAAGGAGATGGTTAATTAATAATTATTGAGGAATGGACGACCCGAGGAGGGAAGGTTACTGCTATCTTATCGATAGGACCGAACTACCAACCGGTACTGTGTTTCTATCACTCAATATTGTTACCTATTCGTAGCATGTATCTATTAACAGTTACAATGATTTAGATAACTTACTAATAATTTCTTCTTACTTCCTTACAATACTTTTTTTATCTTATCAGTAACGCAATCTGCAGCTTCTTCAATGTAGTTCAGTATGTCACTTTCACTAAATAACTTAAGCTCACAAGTAGTCGATTCATTTTTATCAAAATCACTATCTAGACCTATTAACAGATCACTTATCTTGCTATGATCAATTTCATTAATAGTTACTGGATCTATTTGCTTTATATCATTTTTAAGCTGGAACTTATGTATTAAATAACTATTCAATCTTCCATAATCTTTATAATAGGTACCTCTATTCTCTTCTTTAATACAATAGTTCTCATCAAGCATGTATTTTGAATAAATACCTTTTAACCATATTTCATCTGAAATCAAATGTGAGAAATATCCTAGATATACTTCATCTTTTATGTAATTTGAATATTTATTAGCAAACTCTTTATAATCCAGTAATCTCTTACTATTAAATTGACTATTTCTAATACGAAAATGAGACATATATTTAGCCTCATTATTTCTTTCATGACAATCTGGAAGCAAGTTACCAACACTGAATTTTAGGGCATCGAAATCAAAATTTTGACTTACCTTCTTAGAAATAACTAAATGTATGATTCTTGATGCTACTTTAATCACCTCCCAAGACTTCTTCTGATTACAAATGAATGGTACCATTTCACCTAACTTCCATTATATAGCTTGAATTTACAATAATCAAGTGATATCTATACATGGTATAGCAATTATAGAAATCGCATATTCTATAAACTAAGTCATAATAGAATTTACTTTGGGGTGTCCTTTCATGCTTAAATTTTTAGGTGTTGGCTCTTGTTTAAATCCACTTTTAGGTAATACTAGTGCTTATATGAGAAAAGGTAGTTCTTTTTTGCTAATAGACTGCGGTAGCTCTGTATTTTCTCAAATAGTTAAAAATAATCTATTATCAGGTGTAAAAAAGATTTATATTCTTATAACACATATGCATACAGATCATGTAGGTTCTCTTCCTGACTTGATCTTTTATTGTTGGTATATACTAAAGCTCCGTCCAGTTATCATTTACCCTGAAACAATTAAAATTCCAGAATTTTTTCAAATAACCGGTGTTAATCAACATGTCTGCGACGCAAGGAGCATCCCCCTATCGTCACCTTACAATATCAATAGTGACTTTAGTGATTTAAATCTTACCCCTTATCAAACAAAACACAGCAACAACATTGGCTTATGTTGTGGTTATCTACTTTCTTATCAGCAACAATCCATTTATTATAGTGGTGATAGTAATAGCATCCCTCCTAGTATAATAGAGGCATTCCTGAAAAGTAATATTCAAATACTTTATCAAGATGTTACAGGTTATAAGAGCGGTGAAACAGCTCATCTATATATCGGTAAGTTAGCTGAAATCATTCCATCTGATAAACGAAAGCAAGTTTATTGTATGCATTTGGACTCTTTATTAAATGACGACCTCATTAAGCAATATGGTTTTAACAATGCGAAAGAACTTCTTATATAGGGGTTCTTTTATAGGTTACAAAATTGTCACATACTTTTGTAAAATGTAACCTAAAGCGATGGAAAACTCTTATGCTTTGAAATTATAATGAGGGTAAATAATTATACACATGGAGGATATTTGAATGAGAACGTTAACTTTATTTTTATCTGTATTAACATTTATTTTCTGCACCACCACAACCAGTATATCGACAGCTGCTGAATTGAATGAACAATTTCCTGTGAGTCAGTTACACGATGATCTAAAATTTTTAGTTCATACAATCGAAGAAGTTCATCCTAATCCATATGCATACATAGGAAAAGATATGTTTTATCGTGAACTCAATGTTGTTCAGTCTAAAATAGACCAGCCAATGAGTGGAATTGAATTCTATAAAACTGTCGCACCTTTGATTAATCTACTTCATGACGGTCATACTGCCATCGGTTTAACAGATTCTTACTTAGCCTCTATTAACAATAAGCAATTTCCATTAGTTATTGAAGTTAGAGATAACCAAATGACTACCATAGAAGTTCTTAATGAAAATATCAATATTCCAACGGGCTCAAATATTGTATCCATTAACGGTATTAAGACCACAGATATCCTTAATACTTTAATGGATTACATGCCAGGGATGAGAGATGCATATAAAGAAGTTTATCTTGAAGAAGAGTTCTATAACCTTTTAAATTTAGTTTATGGCATGGGCGATGATTATGAAATCACCTATACTTATAATAATTTCACTTTAACAGAGAATGTTGAAGGTGTTTCAAAGGATATCGTTAAAGCCTATTTTGATCAACTATTAGACTTGGATAATATGCACACTTTTAAAATTTTAGAAAATAACACATGTTATTTGGATATTAACAGATTTAGGGATTATGCTTCCTTTCAGCTTTTACTCGAGGAAATGTTTCAAGTCATCAAAGATAATCAGATAACAAATCTTATTATCGATATTAGGGATAATCCAGGAGGTACTGATCGCCTAGGTAATTTATTAATATCCTATATCTACGATCAACCATTCTCACAGGTTAGTAGAATAGATATAAAAGTCTCTGAACAAGTGAATATGCGATATGGTGATATTGGAGACATCATTGTCAAAGAAGGAAGTTTTACTTATTTGCCTGACATAAGTAATCGATTTAATGGTCATGTATGTGTGCTTACTAATCGAAGAAGTTTCTCTGCATCTAGTATGTTTGCATCAACCATAAAAGATTATAATCTAGGTATCCTTATAGGTGAAGAAACAGGTGGCTTAGCCTCCCAATTTGGAAATATTTATTTTTCTAATTTACCTTATACTGATCTTAATTATTGTGTATCATCCAAATTCTTAACACGCCCAAATGGTAAGGAAATCGTTACAGGTGTTATCCCACACCTTGAACTTATACAGTCTATTGATGATGAAGTCAACAATAAAGATACTGTTATAGAATTTGCTAAAGAATTTATCATAGAAGATTATGATCAACTGTATGATCCTCAAGATCAAGGTGTTGGAAAGAACATTAAGCATATCGAGGAATTTAGTGAAATAACTTATCAATCTCTCATTAATGTAGCAGAAATATACTATACAAGTAATGATAATGGTGATTGTGATACTTTGTTAGAATTAATCAGCGAAGATAATAAAAAAAATGTTACTGAGGAAATGTTATCAGCATTTGTTGACAGCAGAACGGAGCAGTTATCCGTATATGGACAATATAAAGATGTTACAATAACAGAAATTTATGGTATTCAAAAGGATGACAAGATAATTAGTTACACGATAAAAGGTATACTTTCCTACAGTGATAGAGACATTCCCTTCGAATTACAGCTTAATGAATTTCAAAAGATTGAGAACGAAAAAATAGATTAACCAATATATTTCCAATTGATTTTTTAAATTGCATCTACTAAAATAGTACGAGTGTGTGTATGAGGAAAGGCTTATACATATGATTGACTAGAAAGGGATGACATCATGGAGAAAATTATAAGTTTATTTGGACTATTAGTAATGATCTTAATTGCTTATTTAATATCAGATAACAAGAAAAAAATCAATTGGAAATTAGTTATCACTGGTGTAGCCATGCAAATTGTTTTCGGCCTCTTGATTTTAAAATGGCAACCAGGACAAGCAGCCTTCGAAGTATTGAATGACTTAGTAACTCAACTTCTGAACTTCACAAAAGAAGGTACTGCCTTTTTATTTGGTGATTTATTGAACACAGAAAGTTTTGGGTTCATATTTGCATTGCAAATTTTACCGACTATCATATTTTTCTCAGCACTTATGGCTGTCTTATACCATCTAGGTATTATGGAAAAAATTATAGTTGTTTTAGCCAAGGTTATGTCAAAATTATTAGGTACTAGTGGTGCTGAATCATTATCAGCTGCTGCAAATATTTTTGTTGGTCAAACGGAAGCTCCACTTGTTATAAAACCTTTTATCAAATCTATGACAAAATCAGAACTATTAACTGTTATGACAGGTGGAATGGCTACAGTAGCTGGTGGTGTTATGGCTGGTTATGTGACAATGGGTGTTGAAGCTGGACACTTAATAGCCGCGAGTATTATGTCAGCGCCTGCAAGTTTAATCATTTCAAAGATTATGGTACCCGAAGTAGAAACTCCTGTTACAAAAGGAAAAGTAAATATTAAGATGGATGAACTAGATGCTAATGTTATCGATGCTGCTGCAAGAGGAACAAGTGAAGGTTTAAAACTTGCTCTTAACGTTGGTGCTATGTTATTATCTTTCATTGCCATTGTTGCCTTAGTTAATGCCCTTATAGGCTGGGTAGGTACTCTAATTGGTATGGACTTTTTAAGTCTTGAATGGATTCTTGGTCGTTTATTTTCACCATTAGCTTATGTCATGGGTGTCCCTCTTGGCGATGCTGTAGAAGCTGGAAACTTATTAGGCCAAAAAGTTGTTATTAACGAATTTTTTGCCTACGCAAGTTTAGGTGAGCTCATTAAGAATAATGCTTTAGAACCAAGAACAATTACTATTTTAACCTATGCTTTATGTGGTTTTGCTAATTTCAGTTCTATTGGTATTCAGGTAGGTGGAATCGGTTCCTTAGCTCCTGAGAGAAGATCTGATATTGCTAAACTAGGCATCAGATCCTTAATAGGCGGATCTCTGGCTGCCTTCATGACAGCAACTGTTGCTGGTATCTTAATATAATATTCAATAAAGCCAAAGACTCCAATCACCATAATAAGTAACCCCGAGCTATATTAATTAGCTCGGGGTTTATATTGGATATTAGAATTAATCGCAAATAGCATCCCATATTTTCTTATCAGGGTTTGGTATAAGAGAGAAGTCTATCAGAGTACCATTGTTTTCACAATTCAAGGCTGCAACTTGAATAGATTCTTCAACAGCTGCTATTTCACCTGTAAAGATAATGAGCCCTTTTCCACCAAGGTTATTCGCCAATGCTATTTTTACGAGCTTTACTTCAGCTGCTTTAGCTGTCTGATCCGCTGCAAAGAGTATAGAGGGTACCGCACTGGTTTCAATAATTCCCATAGCATCCACCTTTTCATACGTATACTTTCCATCAAGTGCATCGTAAAGGGTTTCATGAGGATTACCCAAAATGAAGGAATCGCGGACATTTGTATCATATAACATTTTACCTTTTTCAATAGCAGCTTTTACTGCTCCAAGTTTACCTTTTACTAGGATGAGAAATCGACCTGGACACATGGTCTGAGCTAATACCACTTTAATTTCAGCAGTTTTGACCATGGCATCTGACGCTTCTAAGCCTTTAGCTATTGTTTTAAATTCGATCATTCCTAAAGCTCTATCCATGACTAACACCCCGAATTATTCTATCTCTATTTAATGACAATTTCATTCTCATTATCAATGATTCCAATAATGGCAGCATCAATAGGAGCATGCTCTTTATAGTGAGCTATACGAGCACTACTTCCCTGTGCCACCATAACGAGATCACTAATACCTGCCCCAACAGTGTCTACTGCTACCATACGTTGTTGCCCCATTTCCTCAATAGTTTCTACAATTAGAAACTTGCATCCTGTTAAGGTATCATGCTTTCTTGTTGAAACTACTGTTCCTATAACTCTTCCAAGAATCAAGGCTATCACCTCATTTTCTTATAAGAAATTC contains:
- a CDS encoding DJ-1/PfpI family protein — encoded protein: MKILMYLAQGVELIEMSAFVDVIGWHKHYLKGDINVITCGRAKEVLTTFNIPLKVDRLLNDIDVREYEALAVPGGFGDYGFYKDAYQEDVLQLIREFNAQGKIIASICVGALPLGKSGILNNRSATTYHLMGGRRQKELMQYNVTVINEPVVVDQNIITSWCPSTAIDVAFKLVEMLTTIDNVNQLKTIMGY
- a CDS encoding ASCH domain-containing protein; protein product: MDKEHQSVQKMWRAYLDAINDDKFNREYEAWHFCNDEESANHLAELVKSGVKIATSSLHYWYSMEDEEIPQIGDLSIITNWDGEAQCIIETVNVNIVPFKEVPEAFAYKEGEGDRSLNYWRKVHNQFFEEELKEVKRAFSEDMLVVCEEFRVVYGGVK
- a CDS encoding cysteine hydrolase family protein — protein: MGNSALVIIDVQVGIFNIANYPIYNEKELLENIKKLIMEAREKEIPIIYVQHHHDEGGILQYGSEVWQVHQDIKPKEGDIIVHKNKPDSFQDTTLKDELEQRNISHLIMTGLQTEYCVDTTCRRAFSLGYDVSLVKDGHSTIDSTLKASQIIEHHNKVLGDWFADVKLTEEIKF
- a CDS encoding PhzF family phenazine biosynthesis protein; this encodes MSEIFRLRSFTKNNRGGNPAGVVLNADHLNDDAMRKIASEVGYSETAFVMDSNKADFRVRFFTPVEEVDLCGHATIATFSLLRERGIIGQGCYQQETKAGILKIVIDEHHLVYMEQKKPQFLETLNKNELLSCFDLNDELIDNDLPIQVVSTGIRDIFLPIRDLHLLTNMQPHYNNISQLSRQYNVTGIHAFTLETKEEASAHCRNFAPLYGIDEESATGTSNGALACYLSKYKDKFLVKDYVFEQGYSMGQPSEIRVRLKLHEDNISEVVVGGCASIL
- a CDS encoding GNAT family N-acetyltransferase → MDTKAISIRPYEKSDAIKVSHIIRDNLIKVNSKDYPETVINYMTKLYTPEYVTLLSEDRDMYVAYEENVVVGTVSLEGDTLYALFVDVKYHGRGVGRKLLEFIENIASSNGIKTVQLPASLTAYQFYQKYGYIPVQEIESEEFGKACIMKKDL
- a CDS encoding S41 family peptidase gives rise to the protein MRGKKKLIIFLSSVLIIAILVLLFITLAMDRGYGINQREAVYLNHLEEDISSLSKQEQFIIDFDFLYKELKENYILFDYKQEALELNLEDEYQKYKEQVVNAVNDRQFYRICLQFIGLFKDGHMNFNTSNYDTRYAIRSKINTDYTQLFDYKVIEGRPIIIAAQKSFDIVGWEIISLNGIPFTEVESNIKKVMNPQSQINGEILSYFSLFYETIPDQVDILLKNKEGAQKTVTIDFQKKYTIDKEKGSENINFGYYHENDLPSYNILDKNIGYILIPSFATSPKDIIRQFEKIVLKLEEADVNGVIIDLRYNGGGNESFRDILGYLTDNEIDICNFRYKKTERFMDIYYFRTIAESQRHTKSRDAEEGYSPWWTWRILPNDNQYLNTLPVVILSNEYTYSSSDSFISACLEYDLGTVISNRVVLSGGGLPTTVSLPSKNYQVSYGMWEGWSSDFSYQTEGKVMEPDLLAFQSLDDYYKDIDTFVEKALEILK
- a CDS encoding YjdF family protein; translation: MSFEKPFWIGIFERKDGTNYEVARMVFGSEPKDYEVYDFILKHYHQLKYSLQIPIEEVVEKKINPKRLQRTINKEVGNRGIGTKAQQTISLQREASKLKKRKLRKDYKEVVKKRKFELKLQKKKKKHKGH
- a CDS encoding MBL fold metallo-hydrolase; its protein translation is MLKFLGVGSCLNPLLGNTSAYMRKGSSFLLIDCGSSVFSQIVKNNLLSGVKKIYILITHMHTDHVGSLPDLIFYCWYILKLRPVIIYPETIKIPEFFQITGVNQHVCDARSIPLSSPYNINSDFSDLNLTPYQTKHSNNIGLCCGYLLSYQQQSIYYSGDSNSIPPSIIEAFLKSNIQILYQDVTGYKSGETAHLYIGKLAEIIPSDKRKQVYCMHLDSLLNDDLIKQYGFNNAKELLI
- a CDS encoding S41 family peptidase, yielding MRTLTLFLSVLTFIFCTTTTSISTAAELNEQFPVSQLHDDLKFLVHTIEEVHPNPYAYIGKDMFYRELNVVQSKIDQPMSGIEFYKTVAPLINLLHDGHTAIGLTDSYLASINNKQFPLVIEVRDNQMTTIEVLNENINIPTGSNIVSINGIKTTDILNTLMDYMPGMRDAYKEVYLEEEFYNLLNLVYGMGDDYEITYTYNNFTLTENVEGVSKDIVKAYFDQLLDLDNMHTFKILENNTCYLDINRFRDYASFQLLLEEMFQVIKDNQITNLIIDIRDNPGGTDRLGNLLISYIYDQPFSQVSRIDIKVSEQVNMRYGDIGDIIVKEGSFTYLPDISNRFNGHVCVLTNRRSFSASSMFASTIKDYNLGILIGEETGGLASQFGNIYFSNLPYTDLNYCVSSKFLTRPNGKEIVTGVIPHLELIQSIDDEVNNKDTVIEFAKEFIIEDYDQLYDPQDQGVGKNIKHIEEFSEITYQSLINVAEIYYTSNDNGDCDTLLELISEDNKKNVTEEMLSAFVDSRTEQLSVYGQYKDVTITEIYGIQKDDKIISYTIKGILSYSDRDIPFELQLNEFQKIENEKID
- a CDS encoding NupC/NupG family nucleoside CNT transporter, with translation MEKIISLFGLLVMILIAYLISDNKKKINWKLVITGVAMQIVFGLLILKWQPGQAAFEVLNDLVTQLLNFTKEGTAFLFGDLLNTESFGFIFALQILPTIIFFSALMAVLYHLGIMEKIIVVLAKVMSKLLGTSGAESLSAAANIFVGQTEAPLVIKPFIKSMTKSELLTVMTGGMATVAGGVMAGYVTMGVEAGHLIAASIMSAPASLIISKIMVPEVETPVTKGKVNIKMDELDANVIDAAARGTSEGLKLALNVGAMLLSFIAIVALVNALIGWVGTLIGMDFLSLEWILGRLFSPLAYVMGVPLGDAVEAGNLLGQKVVINEFFAYASLGELIKNNALEPRTITILTYALCGFANFSSIGIQVGGIGSLAPERRSDIAKLGIRSLIGGSLAAFMTATVAGILI
- a CDS encoding BMC domain-containing protein, whose amino-acid sequence is MDRALGMIEFKTIAKGLEASDAMVKTAEIKVVLAQTMCPGRFLILVKGKLGAVKAAIEKGKMLYDTNVRDSFILGNPHETLYDALDGKYTYEKVDAMGIIETSAVPSILFAADQTAKAAEVKLVKIALANNLGGKGLIIFTGEIAAVEESIQVAALNCENNGTLIDFSLIPNPDKKIWDAICD
- a CDS encoding EutN/CcmL family microcompartment protein; this encodes MILGRVIGTVVSTRKHDTLTGCKFLIVETIEEMGQQRMVAVDTVGAGISDLVMVAQGSSARIAHYKEHAPIDAAIIGIIDNENEIVIK